One genomic segment of Brassica napus cultivar Da-Ae chromosome A3, Da-Ae, whole genome shotgun sequence includes these proteins:
- the LOC106438395 gene encoding topless-related protein 4 isoform X2 encodes MRKAYTYWSRIQGLSLIIATFLVLSPMVSGKTPRTTFQHSLVPILIHSQGRCSLTCTSASFLKHLIVVFCRSGGSESANIFSNDLRRIPVFKDDGFEDLVEVIAVDDLRIPEKTGSVDKALVRASLCVDLRKLAESNPSLCGKLVFPNLNKSALLSLISLICPNSNVRMGGSKEDLIRLILQFLHEAKYKNTLHRFEQETKVFFNVNYLAEVMKLGEMGKAEEYLAAFTDKHANIYSKAMFLELQKLKWEATTPSGSLDNTTSQKTKLLASVGMLAKKNPALRDKLSFPKMAKSRLLTLMKQTMDWWRPHSCSNSKSLEDIPVVPYLCGEPSSLENKLNRTKVGNCKLKEINHPSECSSLVLPNYWSGERIACLTYSPCGDYILALADDATHKLWTWSTGQNEFCKHTPRVLKEDVFPKPRLHQPMSGKTMKNEIATSVEDSTSCFAIKGSYLFSTSGGKIAVFDLKSFERVASFGSPIKPTATYFIFIPVDLLAVGLDDGSILIHCLSSRKIKEKLDGHDQRITCLAFSRCFNVLVSSGADGKLCVWSTKRWLKLTSIDSIQNFCTRRNNVPSLVTQIQFDPYQIELLVVQDKWISRHAAPTLDCLSQWVPDESEAAITSATYSSDGEIICVGFRSESIKILDSMTFLIKCRINLTAFTQPIPSNIRVKVYPAVVAAHPSHPSQISVGLSNGKVIVLQPLGRGGWGEADALEDDGDNSDGLEHCY; translated from the exons ATGAGAAAAGCTTACACTT ACTGGAGCAGGATTCAGGGGCTTTCTTTGATTATAGCTACTTTTCTGGTTTTATCACCAATGGTAAGTGGAAAGACGCCGAGGACTACCTTTCAGCATTCACTAGTCCCCATACTAATACATTCTCAAGGAAGATGTTCTTTGACTTGTACAAGTGCAAGTTTTCTGAAGCACCTGATAG TTGTGTTCTGCAGAAGTGGTGGCTCTGAATCTGCGAACATTTTCTCCAACGATCTGAGACGGATTCCTGTTTTCAAAGATGATGGCTTTGAGGATTTGGTTGAGGTGATTGCTGTAGACGATTTAAG AATTCCTGAGAAAACTGGGAGCGTGGACAAAGCATTGGTTAGAGCTAGTTTGTGTGTTGATCTCCGCAAACTAGCAGAAAGCAATCCTTCTTTATGTGGCAAACTTGTTTTTCCGAATTTGAATAAATCAGCACTGCTCTCCCTTATCTCCCTCATTTGTCCTAATTCTAATGTGAGAATGGGAGGTTCCAAG GAAGATCTCATTCGCTTAATCCTTCAATTTCTCCATGAAGCAAAGTACAAGAACACTTTGCATAG ATTTGAGCAAGAAACAAAAGTCTTCTTCAACGTAAATTATCTGGCTGAAGTGATGAAGCTGGGTGAAATGGGAAAGGCTGAAGAATACCTGGCAGCTTTTACAGACAAACACGCTAATATATACTCAAAGGCCATGTTTCTTGAACTTCAGAAGCTGAAATG GGAGGCTACAACCCCATCTGGATCTCTTGATAACACGACGTCGCAAAAGACAAAATTACTTGCGTCTGTTGGCATGCTAGCCAAGAAGAATCCAGCACTGAGAGATAAACTCAGCTTTCCTAAGATGGCAAAATCAAGACTCTTAACACTGATGAAGCAGAC TATGGACTGGTGGAGACCTCATTCATGCAGCAATTCTAAGTCTCTGGAAGATATCCCAGTAGTACCGTACCTTTGTGGCGAACCATCCTCTTTAGAAAACAAATTGAACAGAACGAAGGTTGGTAACTGCAAACTTAAGGAAATCAATCATCCATCCGAGTGCAGTTCACTGGTTCTTCCTAATTATTGGTCAGGTGAAAGG ATTGCATGCTTGACATATTCCCCTTGTGGAGATTACATTCTGGCTTTGGCAGATGACGCCACACATAAACTCTGGACGTGGTCGACTGGCCAAAATGAATTCTGCAAG CATACTCCTCGAGTATTGAAGGAAGATGTATTTCCGAAGCCACGATTACATCAACCCATGAGTGGGAAAACTATGAAAAACGAAATAGCCACCTCTGTTGAGGATTCAACGTCTTGCTTTGCGATCAAGGGCTCCTATCTTTTCTCTACTTCAGGAGGAAAAATAGCTGTTTTTGATTTGAAGAGTTTTGAG AGGGTAGCTTCTTTTGGAAGTCCTATTAAACCTACGGCTACGTACTTTATATTTATTCCTGTTGATTTACTTGCCGTTGGGCTTGATGATGGCTCTATCCTCATCCATTGCTTATCCTCAAGAAAG ATCAAAGAAAAGTTGGACGGCCATGATCAGAGAATAACCTGCTTAGCATTTTCGCGCTGTTTTAATGTCCTCGTCTCATCAGGAGCAGATGGAAAG CTCTGTGTTTGGAGCACAAAAAGATGGCTAAAGCTAACAAGTATTGACTCTATTCAAAACTTTTGCACCCGGCGTAACAATGTGCCCTCTCTGGTAACGCAAATCCAGTTTGACCCGTATCAAATCGAGCTACTCGTTGTCCAAGATAAGTGGATAAGTAGACACGCAGCTCCAACTCTAGATTGCCTTAGTCAG TGGGTTCCTGATGAATCTGAAGCTGCAATTACTTCTGCTACATATTCTTCTGATGGTGAGATCATCTGTGTTGGCTTTAGAAGCGAGTCTATAAAAATTCTTGACTCCATGACATTTCTGATAAAATGTCGAATCAATCTCACTGCTTTCACTCAACCCATCCCTAGCAACATCAG GGTCAAGGTTTATCCGGCTGTTGTAGCCGCTCATCCATCACATCCGAGCCAGATCTCTGTTGGGCTAAGTAACGGTAAGGTCATCGTTCTTCAGCCCTTAGGGAGAGGAGGATGGGGTGAAGCAGATGCACTTGAAGACGATGGAGATAATTCTGATGGCTTAGAGCATTGTTACTGA
- the LOC106438395 gene encoding topless-related protein 4 isoform X1, with protein MGDSTMILDETNRKNLIFLILQFLHEEGYEKSLHLLEQDSGAFFDYSYFSGFITNGKWKDAEDYLSAFTSPHTNTFSRKMFFDLYKCKFSEAPDRSGGSESANIFSNDLRRIPVFKDDGFEDLVEVIAVDDLRIPEKTGSVDKALVRASLCVDLRKLAESNPSLCGKLVFPNLNKSALLSLISLICPNSNVRMGGSKEDLIRLILQFLHEAKYKNTLHRFEQETKVFFNVNYLAEVMKLGEMGKAEEYLAAFTDKHANIYSKAMFLELQKLKWEATTPSGSLDNTTSQKTKLLASVGMLAKKNPALRDKLSFPKMAKSRLLTLMKQTMDWWRPHSCSNSKSLEDIPVVPYLCGEPSSLENKLNRTKVGNCKLKEINHPSECSSLVLPNYWSGERIACLTYSPCGDYILALADDATHKLWTWSTGQNEFCKHTPRVLKEDVFPKPRLHQPMSGKTMKNEIATSVEDSTSCFAIKGSYLFSTSGGKIAVFDLKSFERVASFGSPIKPTATYFIFIPVDLLAVGLDDGSILIHCLSSRKIKEKLDGHDQRITCLAFSRCFNVLVSSGADGKLCVWSTKRWLKLTSIDSIQNFCTRRNNVPSLVTQIQFDPYQIELLVVQDKWISRHAAPTLDCLSQWVPDESEAAITSATYSSDGEIICVGFRSESIKILDSMTFLIKCRINLTAFTQPIPSNIRVKVYPAVVAAHPSHPSQISVGLSNGKVIVLQPLGRGGWGEADALEDDGDNSDGLEHCY; from the exons ATGGGTGATTCAACGATGATCTTAGACGAGACGAATCGAAAGAATCTCATCTTCCTCATCTTACAGTTCCTTCACGAAGAGGGCTATGAGAAAAGCTTACACTT ACTGGAGCAGGATTCAGGGGCTTTCTTTGATTATAGCTACTTTTCTGGTTTTATCACCAATGGTAAGTGGAAAGACGCCGAGGACTACCTTTCAGCATTCACTAGTCCCCATACTAATACATTCTCAAGGAAGATGTTCTTTGACTTGTACAAGTGCAAGTTTTCTGAAGCACCTGATAG AAGTGGTGGCTCTGAATCTGCGAACATTTTCTCCAACGATCTGAGACGGATTCCTGTTTTCAAAGATGATGGCTTTGAGGATTTGGTTGAGGTGATTGCTGTAGACGATTTAAG AATTCCTGAGAAAACTGGGAGCGTGGACAAAGCATTGGTTAGAGCTAGTTTGTGTGTTGATCTCCGCAAACTAGCAGAAAGCAATCCTTCTTTATGTGGCAAACTTGTTTTTCCGAATTTGAATAAATCAGCACTGCTCTCCCTTATCTCCCTCATTTGTCCTAATTCTAATGTGAGAATGGGAGGTTCCAAG GAAGATCTCATTCGCTTAATCCTTCAATTTCTCCATGAAGCAAAGTACAAGAACACTTTGCATAG ATTTGAGCAAGAAACAAAAGTCTTCTTCAACGTAAATTATCTGGCTGAAGTGATGAAGCTGGGTGAAATGGGAAAGGCTGAAGAATACCTGGCAGCTTTTACAGACAAACACGCTAATATATACTCAAAGGCCATGTTTCTTGAACTTCAGAAGCTGAAATG GGAGGCTACAACCCCATCTGGATCTCTTGATAACACGACGTCGCAAAAGACAAAATTACTTGCGTCTGTTGGCATGCTAGCCAAGAAGAATCCAGCACTGAGAGATAAACTCAGCTTTCCTAAGATGGCAAAATCAAGACTCTTAACACTGATGAAGCAGAC TATGGACTGGTGGAGACCTCATTCATGCAGCAATTCTAAGTCTCTGGAAGATATCCCAGTAGTACCGTACCTTTGTGGCGAACCATCCTCTTTAGAAAACAAATTGAACAGAACGAAGGTTGGTAACTGCAAACTTAAGGAAATCAATCATCCATCCGAGTGCAGTTCACTGGTTCTTCCTAATTATTGGTCAGGTGAAAGG ATTGCATGCTTGACATATTCCCCTTGTGGAGATTACATTCTGGCTTTGGCAGATGACGCCACACATAAACTCTGGACGTGGTCGACTGGCCAAAATGAATTCTGCAAG CATACTCCTCGAGTATTGAAGGAAGATGTATTTCCGAAGCCACGATTACATCAACCCATGAGTGGGAAAACTATGAAAAACGAAATAGCCACCTCTGTTGAGGATTCAACGTCTTGCTTTGCGATCAAGGGCTCCTATCTTTTCTCTACTTCAGGAGGAAAAATAGCTGTTTTTGATTTGAAGAGTTTTGAG AGGGTAGCTTCTTTTGGAAGTCCTATTAAACCTACGGCTACGTACTTTATATTTATTCCTGTTGATTTACTTGCCGTTGGGCTTGATGATGGCTCTATCCTCATCCATTGCTTATCCTCAAGAAAG ATCAAAGAAAAGTTGGACGGCCATGATCAGAGAATAACCTGCTTAGCATTTTCGCGCTGTTTTAATGTCCTCGTCTCATCAGGAGCAGATGGAAAG CTCTGTGTTTGGAGCACAAAAAGATGGCTAAAGCTAACAAGTATTGACTCTATTCAAAACTTTTGCACCCGGCGTAACAATGTGCCCTCTCTGGTAACGCAAATCCAGTTTGACCCGTATCAAATCGAGCTACTCGTTGTCCAAGATAAGTGGATAAGTAGACACGCAGCTCCAACTCTAGATTGCCTTAGTCAG TGGGTTCCTGATGAATCTGAAGCTGCAATTACTTCTGCTACATATTCTTCTGATGGTGAGATCATCTGTGTTGGCTTTAGAAGCGAGTCTATAAAAATTCTTGACTCCATGACATTTCTGATAAAATGTCGAATCAATCTCACTGCTTTCACTCAACCCATCCCTAGCAACATCAG GGTCAAGGTTTATCCGGCTGTTGTAGCCGCTCATCCATCACATCCGAGCCAGATCTCTGTTGGGCTAAGTAACGGTAAGGTCATCGTTCTTCAGCCCTTAGGGAGAGGAGGATGGGGTGAAGCAGATGCACTTGAAGACGATGGAGATAATTCTGATGGCTTAGAGCATTGTTACTGA
- the LOC125606892 gene encoding protein PHOX1-like, translating to MGKPTGKKKNPDTPPTDSSGRGGGGGGNKSGKSLVRSASKADEDMAIFINRALELKEEGNKLFQRRDTEGAMLRYDKAVKLLPRDHGDDVAYLRTCMASCYMQMGLGEYPNAINECNLALEASPKHTKALLKRARCYEALNKMDFAFRDSRLVLSMEPENVSANEIFERVKKVLVAKGIDLVELEKSFLHVEPVGAARLRKIVKERLRKKKRKTERKSIEDAAKIEDDKRLEDKVVVEEKKVNAEKDVEGKSNQGIVESSKVEDGDSRRKKLEEEKKATSPVMDKEVIASEIDPKVTRTVKLVHGDDIRWAQLPLDSSVRLVRDVIKDRYPSLKGFLIKYRDQEGDLVTITTTDELRLAASTREKLGSFRLYVTEVSPNQEPTYEGSMNNEESTGKFAKGSSSVADNASVGECVESEKASAGLDHWIFQFAQLFKNHVGFDSDSYLDLHNLGMKLYTEGMEDTVTGEDAQELFDIAADKFQEMAALAFFNWGNIHMSKARRQIYFPEDGSRETILEKVEAGFEWATKEYNKAAEKYEEAVKVKYDFYEAYLALGQQQFEQAKLCWYHALGNKTIDVDSDASQDVLKLYNKAEESMEKGMQIWEEMEERRLNGISNFDQHKEMLQKLGLDGVFSETSDEENTEKTANMSSQINLLWGSLLYERSIVEYKLGLPTWDECMEVAVEKFELAGASATDIAVMVKNHCSNENALEGMGFKIDEIVQAWNEMYDAKRWQIGVPSFRLEPLFRRRSPKLHDILENVFSGPQ from the coding sequence ATGGGAAAACCAacggggaagaagaagaatcccgATACTCCTCCGACGGATTCTTCCGGTCGCGGTGGTGGCGGAGGAGGAAACAAATCAGGAAAAAGCTTGGTTCGTTCGGCCTCCAAGGCGGACGAAGACATGGCGATCTTCATCAATCGAGCATTAGAGCTgaaagaagaaggaaacaagCTATTCCAGAGACGTGACACGGAAGGCGCCATGTTAAGGTACGATAAAGCCGTCAAACTTTTACCTAGAGATCACGGAGACGACGTTGCTTACCTTCGAACGTGCATGGCCTCTTGTTACATGCAAATGGGATTAGGAGAGTATCCCAACGCCATTAACGAATGCAATCTCGCTCTGGAGGCTTCTCCTAAGCACACCAAGGCTTTGTTGAAACGCGCTCGGTGTTACGAGGCGCTGAATAAGATGGATTTCGCGTTTAGGGATTCGCGTCTTGTTCTGAGTATGGAGCCTGAGAATGTTTCTGCTAATGAGATCTTTGAGAGGGTCAAGAAGGTTTTGGTGGCCAAAGGGATCGATTTGGTGGAGTTGGAGAAGAGTTTCCTCCACGTGGAGCCTGTTGGCGCTGCTAGGCTAAGGAAGATTGTCAAGGAGaggttgaggaagaagaagaggaagacggAGAGGAAAAGTATCGAGGATGCCGCCAAAATTGAAGATGATAAGAGGTTAGAGGATAAGGTTGTGGTTGAGGAGAAGAAGGTAAATGCTGAAAAAGAtgttgaagggaaaagcaaccAAGGTATTGTTGAGAGTTCAAAAGTTGAAGATGGAGATAGCAGGAGGAAGAAACtagaggaggagaagaaagcTACTAGTCCTGTCATGGATAAAGAGGTCATTGCTTCAGAGATTGACCCAAAGGTGACTAGGACGGTGAAGCTGGTTCATGGAGATGATATACGCTGGGCGCAATTGCCGTTGGATTCTAGCGTTAGACTTGTGAGAGACGTTATCAAAGATCGGTACCCTTCTCTCAAGGGTTTCTTGATCAAGTATAGAGACCAAGAGGGTGATTTGGTTACCATTACCACCACGGATGAGCTCAGACTGGCTGCTTCCACGAGGGAGAAACTCGGCTCTTTTAGATTATATGTAACTGAAGTTAGCCCCAATCAAGAACCCACTTATGAAGGTAGTATGAACAATGAGGAATCAACCGGTAAGTTTGCTAAGGGATCGAGTAGTGTTGCTGATAATGCAAGTGTTGGAGAGTGTGTGGAATCTGAGAAAGCATCTGCTGGCCTTGATCATTGGATTTTCCAGTTTGCGCAGTTGTTCAAGAACCATGTCGGGTTTGATTCTGATTCTTACTTGGACCTTCATAACCTTGGGATGAAGCTTTATACAGAAGGGATGGAAGATACCGTCACTGGGGAAGATGCGCAAGAACTCTTTGATATTGCTGCTGATAAGTTCCAAGAAATGGCTGCACTTGCCTTCTTTAACTGGGGGAACATTCATATGTCTAAGGCAAGAAGACAGATCTATTTTCCCGAGGACGGCTCGAGAGAAACTATACTAGAGAAGGTCGAGGCAGGATTTGAATGGGCAACGAAGGAGTACAACAAAGCTGCAGAAAAATACGAGGAAGCGGTTAAAGTTAAATATGATTTCTACGAAGCTTATCTTGCACTCGGGCAACAACAGTTTGAGCAGGCTAAGCTTTGCTGGTATCATGCGCTTGGCAACAAGACGATAGATGTAGATAGCGACGCTTCTCAGGATGTATTAAAGCTCTATAACAAAGCTGAGGAGAGTATGGAAAAGGGTATGCAAATTTGGGAAGAGATGGAAGAACGCCGTCTAAATGGAATTTCCAACTTTGATCAACATAAAGAAATGCTTCAGAAGCTGGGTTTGGATGGGGTGTTTAGTGAAACGTCCGATGaagaaaacacagagaaaacAGCTAATATGAGCTCTCAGATTAACCTGTTGTGGGGTTCTTTACTATATGAACGGTCTATTGTTGAATATAAGCTTGGCCTACCTACTTGGGATGAATGCATGGAGGTTGCAGTGGAGAAATTCGAACTAGCTGGAGCTTCAGCAACCGATATAGCTGTCATGGTAAAGAACCATTGCTCAAATGAGAATGCACTTGAAG